The Sediminispirochaeta smaragdinae DSM 11293 genome has a segment encoding these proteins:
- a CDS encoding PD-(D/E)XK nuclease family protein gives MTLEAQINIDFAPEEHAYRVDGRKVSSVTSILKSEGFIDTRWYKPSGTSRGEMVHQGTEAIDRGHLTIAQFPPSEIIPYLKAWQSFKADIGVSEFVIIELPIGSKVMEYGGIPDRVAVINGEYWLLDIKSGAHELWHGHQLAAYKIALEETFGLKVAKRRVVHLKKTGKYSICGEDKKIGSFDLPVWEQQWIAIATARLIKQRYAKIKPETV, from the coding sequence ATGACACTTGAGGCACAAATAAACATAGACTTTGCCCCTGAGGAACACGCCTACCGCGTTGACGGCAGGAAAGTTTCCAGTGTGACAAGCATCCTCAAAAGTGAGGGGTTCATTGATACCCGGTGGTACAAGCCATCGGGTACCTCTCGCGGGGAGATGGTCCACCAGGGAACGGAGGCAATCGACCGGGGCCACCTTACCATTGCACAGTTCCCACCATCGGAAATTATTCCCTACCTCAAAGCCTGGCAGTCGTTCAAGGCTGATATCGGGGTGAGTGAGTTTGTGATCATCGAGCTTCCGATCGGCAGCAAGGTGATGGAATACGGGGGCATCCCGGATCGGGTTGCCGTGATCAACGGGGAGTATTGGCTTCTTGATATCAAGAGCGGAGCACATGAGCTCTGGCACGGTCACCAGCTGGCCGCCTACAAGATAGCCCTTGAAGAGACCTTCGGGCTGAAGGTTGCAAAGCGTCGGGTGGTGCACCTAAAGAAAACCGGGAAGTACTCGATCTGTGGGGAGGACAAGAAGATCGGCTCCTTTGACCTTCCGGTCTGGGAACAGCAGTGGATTGCGATCGCGACCGCTCGGCTGATCAAACAGCGGTACGCAAAGATAAAACCGGAGACTGTATGA
- a CDS encoding single-stranded DNA-binding protein, which translates to MANDITSFTAVGRVTRDAEFRYTNGGTQLCKFSIASNYSRKVRDNWQDEVSYFDFTLFGKRAEALAQYLTKGQQVVVSGQLRQERWEDNGQKRSRVAFFAQDVQLIGGKPTGQSNGQRYGEAPYQGPPQNRQQGYQQGPPPNSGYQKPTSGYDQWGHPINPGPNNQGPEQEMNFDDDIPF; encoded by the coding sequence ATGGCAAACGATATTACCAGTTTCACGGCAGTCGGACGAGTGACCCGTGATGCGGAATTCCGATACACGAACGGTGGAACGCAGCTGTGCAAGTTCAGCATTGCGTCGAATTATAGCAGGAAGGTACGGGATAACTGGCAGGATGAAGTCAGCTACTTTGACTTCACCCTATTCGGAAAACGGGCGGAAGCACTTGCTCAGTATCTCACCAAAGGTCAGCAGGTGGTCGTTTCGGGCCAGCTGCGGCAGGAGCGGTGGGAAGACAACGGACAGAAGCGAAGCAGGGTTGCGTTCTTCGCCCAGGATGTACAGCTGATCGGGGGAAAGCCCACCGGTCAGAGTAACGGGCAACGGTATGGAGAGGCCCCTTACCAGGGTCCGCCGCAGAACCGGCAGCAAGGCTACCAGCAGGGGCCACCGCCTAACAGCGGCTACCAGAAGCCGACGAGCGGCTATGACCAGTGGGGACATCCGATAAACCCCGGACCTAATAATCAGGGCCCGGAACAAGAAATGAACTTCGACGACGATATACCGTTTTAA
- a CDS encoding terminase large subunit domain-containing protein — translation MPLPPGMLRQTLTESLRATLAPRQYLRSLGFTPFLWQDWALDQSLRRLLLNCCRQAGKSTVIAAKAAHKAKFFSGSLIILVSPALRQSKELMRKVEDFIALDKSFPPASEEDNQLTKEFKNRSRIVALPGSEKTIRGLSGPTLIIIDEASRIPDELYKAIRPMMAGADTELVLMTTPFGKRGVFYDAWSRSKRWTKIEVVGRDILGRFPNEQVYAQLRRKDGIKACYSPRHSVEFLGEELEEMGEWWYRQEYGGEFMDPIDSVFNMEDVRAAIINDTPAISFAPIIEEDVPALHF, via the coding sequence GTGCCTTTACCGCCGGGGATGCTCCGGCAGACGTTAACTGAAAGCCTTCGGGCGACACTCGCTCCAAGGCAATACCTCCGGTCTCTCGGGTTTACGCCGTTCCTGTGGCAGGATTGGGCCCTTGACCAGTCGCTTCGCAGACTGCTTTTGAATTGCTGCCGACAGGCGGGCAAAAGCACGGTCATAGCTGCAAAGGCGGCACACAAGGCGAAGTTCTTTTCAGGCAGCCTCATCATTCTGGTGTCCCCTGCTCTGCGGCAGAGCAAGGAGCTGATGCGCAAGGTAGAGGACTTCATTGCACTGGACAAGAGCTTTCCTCCGGCAAGTGAGGAAGACAACCAGCTGACCAAGGAGTTTAAGAACCGTTCCAGGATCGTGGCGCTTCCGGGAAGTGAGAAGACGATCCGAGGCTTGAGCGGCCCGACCTTGATCATCATCGATGAGGCGAGCCGAATCCCGGATGAGCTGTACAAAGCAATCAGGCCCATGATGGCCGGAGCAGATACAGAGCTGGTACTCATGACCACGCCTTTTGGAAAACGTGGTGTGTTCTATGATGCGTGGTCAAGAAGTAAACGCTGGACAAAGATCGAGGTCGTCGGCCGGGACATTCTCGGACGGTTTCCCAACGAACAGGTTTACGCACAGCTGAGGCGGAAAGACGGGATTAAGGCCTGCTATTCGCCCCGCCATAGTGTTGAGTTTCTCGGGGAGGAGCTGGAAGAGATGGGCGAATGGTGGTACCGCCAGGAATACGGCGGAGAGTTCATGGACCCGATCGATTCGGTTTTCAATATGGAAGATGTACGGGCGGCGATTATCAACGATACACCGGCCATAAGCTTTGCGCCGATTATCGAGGAAGACGTACCGGCGCTTCACTTTTAG
- a CDS encoding phage terminase large subunit family protein — protein sequence MIRNIVSVDLGQQFDFTAISVTQTREQWTTGPNIPAEWKATSGDRLLTYYYYLRYLERMKMKYPDVVREVKKIVTALENDQTTALLVDATGVGLPVVEMMREDLLLPIPIIITGGNSISEQNGGFHIPKRFLVAALQGLFETGRLKIASGIGCLAEFMHEIENFRVKITQSGNDTYEAWRESDHDDLVISVAMGAWYAQRESINNILIRKNDKEVLDEYDPLDRL from the coding sequence TTGATCCGAAACATTGTATCTGTTGACCTTGGCCAGCAGTTTGACTTTACCGCAATCAGCGTGACGCAAACACGTGAACAGTGGACGACGGGGCCGAACATCCCGGCTGAGTGGAAGGCGACAAGCGGGGATAGGCTTCTGACCTATTACTACTATCTGCGGTACCTGGAACGCATGAAGATGAAATACCCGGACGTTGTCCGCGAGGTCAAGAAGATCGTTACCGCGCTTGAGAATGACCAAACAACGGCGCTTTTGGTGGATGCAACGGGCGTGGGCCTGCCGGTGGTTGAAATGATGCGGGAAGACCTGCTTTTGCCGATACCGATCATCATTACCGGCGGTAACAGTATCTCAGAGCAGAACGGAGGATTCCATATTCCCAAGCGTTTCCTTGTTGCGGCATTGCAGGGACTCTTTGAGACCGGCCGACTGAAAATCGCTTCCGGTATCGGTTGCCTTGCAGAGTTCATGCATGAGATCGAAAACTTCCGGGTGAAGATCACGCAGAGCGGGAACGACACGTATGAAGCATGGCGGGAGAGTGACCACGACGACCTTGTGATCAGCGTTGCGATGGGAGCCTGGTATGCGCAACGGGAAAGCATCAACAACATTCTCATACGAAAGAACGATAAGGAGGTGCTGGATGAGTACGATCCTCTCGATAGACTGTAA
- a CDS encoding DUF2292 domain-containing protein: MSTILSIDCKDPKVKRSIQWLLAELGSLSYGEIMLSFTLHDGQVKSIDKATKEKQRNA; this comes from the coding sequence ATGAGTACGATCCTCTCGATAGACTGTAAAGACCCAAAGGTCAAACGATCGATCCAGTGGCTCCTGGCTGAGCTGGGAAGCCTCTCATACGGGGAGATCATGCTCTCGTTCACGCTCCACGACGGACAGGTGAAGTCGATCGACAAGGCGACGAAAGAAAAGCAGAGGAATGCTTGA
- a CDS encoding portal protein, which produces MAEEKSAQEIIQTFEQLKQERSTWEDEYQEITEQIFPRRSVWTDNKGRASRSGGLIYDGTPISALNLLANGLVGYLVSPATRWFKLRPTQDELLQIRGARQWLEIVENLIYDEFNRSNFYEEIVEYFRDGGSIGIATIYVQEDIGRRMANYSCRHPKEIYIAEDRFGYIDTVFRRFFPTAKELEEEFGREALSDGVQNLCERSPYERVEIIHAVYPRKKRNPRKKGNRDMKFASAYVEGGSNHKIRERGYERLPYVVWRWSTNSDEVYGRGPGYDALVDVKRLNRLSRDMLKQSQMAVDPPLAVPEKMRGKVNWVPRGLNYYQNPNEVPVALNPGMQFQVGLDREQHMQQIIEKHFMTDFFLMLEQAPKEMTATEVMERQSEKAAVLGTVIGRISSEFLDPIIDITFDIAMKGKRLPPPPPEFAEAMYKTNGGIEIDYLGPLAQAQKKFHVTQGAQQSLNAVAPIMQINPQVADLINWDQLTMEILHAYGMPQKAIVDLRDVQKIRQQRAVQQAAAMQQQQAQQLIDKYPMDKQAPPDSPMEEIGNQLRDALKGGNGGAA; this is translated from the coding sequence ATGGCTGAGGAAAAGAGCGCACAAGAGATCATCCAAACCTTCGAGCAGCTCAAGCAGGAACGATCCACGTGGGAAGATGAGTACCAGGAGATAACCGAACAAATCTTTCCCCGTCGAAGCGTATGGACGGACAACAAGGGCCGCGCTTCCCGTTCAGGCGGGCTCATCTATGACGGCACCCCGATCTCCGCTCTCAACCTCCTTGCAAACGGGCTTGTCGGCTATCTCGTATCACCGGCAACTCGGTGGTTCAAACTCAGGCCGACACAAGATGAACTGCTCCAGATACGTGGGGCCAGACAGTGGCTTGAGATCGTTGAGAACCTCATCTATGACGAGTTTAACAGGTCCAACTTCTACGAGGAAATCGTGGAGTACTTCCGCGACGGCGGCAGCATAGGGATCGCAACCATTTATGTGCAGGAGGACATCGGCCGCCGAATGGCCAATTACTCATGCAGACACCCGAAGGAAATCTACATTGCCGAGGACCGCTTCGGGTACATCGACACCGTGTTCCGCCGATTCTTCCCAACGGCCAAGGAACTCGAAGAAGAGTTCGGCCGTGAGGCGTTATCGGATGGCGTGCAAAACCTCTGTGAACGCAGTCCCTATGAGCGGGTGGAGATCATCCACGCGGTTTACCCTCGTAAGAAGCGCAATCCCAGAAAGAAAGGCAATCGTGACATGAAGTTTGCCTCTGCCTATGTGGAAGGCGGAAGCAACCATAAGATCAGGGAACGGGGGTACGAGCGGCTTCCGTATGTAGTGTGGCGCTGGTCGACAAACTCCGATGAGGTGTACGGCCGGGGACCCGGATATGATGCGCTTGTCGATGTGAAACGGCTGAACAGGCTGAGCCGGGACATGCTCAAACAAAGCCAGATGGCCGTTGATCCTCCCCTTGCTGTTCCTGAGAAGATGCGGGGAAAGGTCAACTGGGTTCCTCGGGGACTCAACTATTACCAGAACCCGAATGAGGTTCCTGTTGCCCTGAATCCCGGTATGCAGTTCCAGGTCGGCCTTGATCGGGAACAACACATGCAGCAGATCATCGAGAAGCACTTTATGACCGACTTTTTCCTCATGCTCGAACAGGCACCGAAGGAGATGACGGCAACCGAGGTAATGGAGCGGCAGTCGGAGAAAGCGGCGGTACTCGGTACGGTGATCGGCCGAATCAGCAGTGAGTTTCTCGACCCGATCATCGACATAACCTTTGATATTGCCATGAAAGGCAAACGGCTTCCCCCTCCACCGCCGGAGTTTGCCGAGGCCATGTACAAGACAAACGGCGGAATCGAAATCGATTACCTGGGGCCGCTTGCACAGGCACAAAAGAAATTCCACGTTACGCAGGGAGCACAACAGAGTCTCAACGCCGTTGCTCCCATTATGCAGATCAACCCGCAAGTCGCGGACCTCATCAACTGGGATCAGCTGACAATGGAAATACTCCACGCCTATGGCATGCCGCAGAAAGCCATTGTCGACCTTCGGGATGTGCAGAAGATCAGGCAGCAACGAGCGGTGCAACAGGCTGCGGCCATGCAACAGCAGCAGGCACAGCAGCTTATCGATAAGTACCCCATGGACAAACAAGCCCCGCCGGACTCTCCCATGGAGGAAATCGGTAACCAACTCCGTGATGCCCTGAAAGGCGGAAATGGAGGTGCGGCGTGA
- a CDS encoding major capsid protein, with the protein MPTIPQKSELTLVELAKRMDPKGKQAEIAEVLEETNEILEDLRFVEANNVTTHVSSIRKTLPEGSWRSIGGYTKSTSSAVRQITEDVGMLEAYSKVDKKLAHLSGNPAAFRKQEDKAFIQGLGIQMATAFIYGARAIDPASFNGLAVRFNAYGMPNVTNAGGNGVNEGVTSLWMAQHDVGSFHGFYPRGSKAGLDVKDLGEDTETTAEGERQIYRSHFTWDMGIMIRDYRAIQRVANIPVFNDSEKFVKFDNFMIAALNRMPKRGRGAVIYANLDMFTMFDILAKDKSNVAYGSAEVFGKTVTTFRGVPIRLVEAISSDEDVVTETAA; encoded by the coding sequence ATGCCTACTATACCCCAGAAAAGTGAGCTTACGCTTGTCGAGCTTGCAAAGCGAATGGACCCCAAAGGCAAGCAGGCGGAGATCGCCGAGGTACTCGAAGAGACCAACGAAATTCTCGAAGACCTTCGGTTTGTTGAAGCCAACAACGTAACGACTCATGTGTCGTCTATTCGTAAGACCTTGCCGGAAGGTTCCTGGCGTTCGATCGGTGGATACACCAAGAGCACCTCCAGTGCTGTTCGTCAGATAACCGAGGACGTGGGAATGCTTGAAGCCTACTCCAAAGTAGACAAAAAGCTTGCCCATCTTTCCGGCAATCCTGCGGCGTTCCGCAAGCAGGAGGACAAGGCCTTTATCCAGGGACTTGGAATCCAGATGGCAACCGCATTCATCTACGGCGCCAGGGCGATCGATCCCGCATCGTTTAACGGTCTTGCTGTTCGGTTCAACGCTTACGGCATGCCGAACGTAACCAATGCAGGCGGCAACGGTGTAAACGAAGGTGTTACCAGCCTTTGGATGGCGCAGCACGATGTCGGCTCGTTTCACGGATTCTATCCCAGGGGCAGCAAGGCCGGTCTTGATGTAAAGGACCTCGGGGAGGATACGGAAACCACGGCGGAAGGAGAACGGCAGATTTACCGGTCGCACTTCACCTGGGACATGGGAATCATGATCCGCGATTATCGTGCGATACAGCGGGTTGCCAATATTCCGGTTTTCAATGATTCGGAAAAGTTCGTGAAGTTCGACAACTTCATGATTGCCGCCCTCAACAGGATGCCCAAGCGCGGCCGTGGTGCTGTTATCTACGCGAATCTCGACATGTTCACCATGTTCGACATTCTCGCAAAGGACAAGAGCAATGTCGCCTATGGCTCTGCGGAAGTGTTCGGCAAAACCGTTACGACCTTCCGTGGTGTTCCCATTCGACTCGTTGAGGCAATTTCTTCCGATGAAGACGTTGTCACCGAGACTGCGGCATAA
- a CDS encoding Bbp16 family capsid cement protein codes for MILDKRLMFSENQAITATAVSTNSLTFEVDDLGTGEPVTLWTQVTEAFTAAGDASLHIDLQHSDDGSTWKDLVPSRAFALSDLGLGANPLKINVPAGAKKHMRLNYPVADGPMTAGKITAGLKR; via the coding sequence ATGATTCTTGATAAACGACTGATGTTCAGCGAGAACCAGGCTATCACGGCCACTGCCGTGAGCACAAACTCGCTCACCTTCGAGGTCGATGATCTTGGCACGGGCGAGCCGGTTACCCTCTGGACGCAGGTAACCGAGGCCTTTACTGCTGCCGGAGATGCGAGTCTACATATTGATCTCCAGCATTCCGATGACGGGAGCACCTGGAAAGACCTTGTGCCCTCCAGGGCCTTTGCGCTTTCCGATCTTGGCCTTGGGGCGAATCCCTTGAAGATCAACGTACCTGCCGGGGCAAAGAAGCACATGCGGCTGAATTACCCGGTAGCAGATGGTCCCATGACCGCGGGGAAAATTACCGCCGGGCTGAAGCGATAG